A region of Methyloversatilis discipulorum DNA encodes the following proteins:
- a CDS encoding NAD(P)/FAD-dependent oxidoreductase yields the protein MSIGRRGFIQGTLGVSAMAALYGCAGAGKGKGHVVVVGGGYGGATAAKYISMWSNGGIRVTLVERNAAFVSCPISNLVLAGEKQLSDITVGYEGLAKYGIKVVQDEVTAVDADKRVVKLAKGGDLAYDRLVLSPGVDFMYDGLPGLQSASAQQSILHAWKAGPQTVALRKQLEAMPDGGVFAMTIPKAPYRCPPGPYERACMVAHYFKTKKPKSKVLVLDANEEIVSKKGLFLKAWADNYKGIIEYRPQNELRDVDAANRTAILEFDQVKADVLNVVPPQRAGDIAAKSGLKLINNRWVDINWLTMESTSTPNIHVLGDAIFPAPTMPKSGHMANQHAKLAAAAIVNLMAGQPPSDAPLVMNTCYSFVDATNVVHVASVHAFDAATKQPQPVKGAGGLSAGPTEMEGKFALAWAKNIWADMLT from the coding sequence ATGAGCATCGGACGTCGCGGTTTCATACAGGGCACGCTCGGCGTGTCGGCCATGGCGGCACTTTACGGTTGCGCCGGTGCCGGCAAGGGCAAGGGTCACGTGGTGGTGGTCGGTGGCGGCTACGGTGGCGCCACCGCCGCCAAGTACATTTCGATGTGGAGCAATGGCGGCATCCGCGTGACGCTGGTCGAGCGCAACGCCGCCTTCGTGTCGTGCCCGATCTCCAATCTGGTGCTGGCTGGCGAGAAGCAGTTGTCGGACATCACGGTGGGCTACGAAGGTCTGGCCAAGTACGGCATCAAGGTGGTGCAGGACGAAGTGACCGCGGTCGATGCCGACAAGCGCGTGGTCAAGCTGGCCAAGGGCGGCGATCTCGCCTATGACCGGCTGGTGCTGTCACCGGGCGTGGACTTCATGTACGACGGCCTGCCCGGACTGCAGTCGGCGTCGGCGCAGCAGTCCATCCTGCACGCCTGGAAGGCCGGTCCGCAGACGGTGGCGCTGCGCAAGCAGCTCGAAGCGATGCCCGATGGCGGCGTGTTCGCGATGACCATTCCGAAGGCGCCTTACCGCTGCCCGCCGGGTCCGTACGAACGGGCCTGCATGGTGGCGCACTACTTCAAGACGAAGAAGCCGAAGTCCAAGGTGCTGGTGCTCGACGCCAACGAGGAGATCGTGTCGAAGAAGGGCCTGTTCCTGAAGGCCTGGGCCGACAACTACAAGGGCATCATCGAGTACCGGCCGCAGAACGAGTTGCGCGACGTCGATGCGGCCAACCGCACGGCCATCCTGGAATTCGATCAGGTGAAGGCGGACGTGCTGAACGTGGTGCCGCCGCAGCGCGCCGGTGACATCGCCGCGAAGTCGGGGCTGAAGCTGATCAACAACCGCTGGGTGGACATCAACTGGCTGACGATGGAATCGACCAGCACGCCGAACATCCACGTGCTCGGCGACGCCATCTTCCCGGCACCGACCATGCCGAAGTCGGGCCACATGGCGAATCAGCACGCCAAGTTGGCGGCAGCCGCCATCGTGAACCTGATGGCCGGCCAGCCGCCGTCGGACGCGCCGCTGGTGATGAACACCTGCTACAGCTTCGTCGATGCGACCAATGTCGTGCACGTGGCGTCGGTGCATGCATTCGATGCCGCAACCAAGCAGCCGCAACCGGTGAAGGGCGCCGGTGGTCTGTCGGCGGGCCCGACCGAGATGGAAGGCAAGTTCGCGCTGGCCTGGGCGAAGAACATCTGGGCCGACATGCTCACCTGA
- a CDS encoding OmpW/AlkL family protein, translating to MSRVIKRTMAVVALALPVAVQAAAGDWELSLGLMSVNADMDSPVLGVDASDRVTPVINASYFLTRQIALNTAAGIARHRFSLGGATLGRASMAPLNLVAQWHFLPEGRFRPYVGVGVHHTLFFDQEGPVFDQLARFKSDTGLVLQAGVSWSVSERYFINLDYKKFYLETDVRFSGAPARVERLGLDPDVFSLAFGMRF from the coding sequence ATGAGCCGTGTAATCAAGCGGACGATGGCGGTCGTCGCACTGGCGCTGCCGGTGGCGGTGCAGGCGGCCGCCGGCGACTGGGAGCTCAGTCTGGGACTGATGTCGGTCAACGCGGACATGGATTCGCCGGTGCTGGGCGTCGACGCCTCTGACCGGGTCACGCCGGTGATCAACGCAAGCTATTTCCTGACCCGTCAGATCGCGCTGAATACCGCTGCCGGCATTGCGCGACATCGCTTCAGCCTCGGCGGCGCGACGCTGGGCCGGGCTTCTATGGCGCCGCTGAATCTGGTGGCGCAGTGGCACTTCCTGCCCGAAGGACGCTTCCGTCCCTATGTCGGCGTTGGCGTCCACCACACGCTGTTCTTCGACCAGGAAGGCCCGGTCTTCGACCAGCTCGCCCGCTTCAAGTCCGATACCGGCCTCGTGCTGCAGGCGGGTGTCAGCTGGTCGGTGTCGGAGCGCTATTTCATCAACCTGGATTACAAGAAGTTCTATCTGGAAACCGACGTGCGCTTCTCCGGAGCGCCCGCCCGCGTGGAACGCCTCGGCCTCGATCCCGACGTGTTCAGTCTTGCGTTCGGCATGCGCTTCTGA
- a CDS encoding sulfurtransferase TusA family protein — protein MQDDPPVPDGVAVVVDARGSHCPGALMELIVALKHARRGDFLLVLADDPGSAREIPEWLSKVGQRHVSTRSEQGILHIMVEKTRG, from the coding sequence ATGCAGGATGACCCTCCGGTGCCAGACGGCGTGGCCGTCGTCGTCGACGCGCGGGGCAGCCATTGCCCCGGTGCGCTGATGGAACTGATCGTGGCACTCAAGCACGCGCGACGCGGGGACTTCCTGCTGGTGCTGGCGGACGACCCGGGTTCGGCGCGGGAGATTCCCGAGTGGCTGTCCAAGGTGGGGCAACGTCACGTATCCACCCGCAGCGAGCAGGGGATTCTGCACATCATGGTCGAGAAGACACGTGGCTAG
- a CDS encoding NAD(P)/FAD-dependent oxidoreductase produces MRIMIVGAGIGGTILANGLARLLAPELQRGEVDVVVLSASRTHLYQPGLLHLALGQTTVDALHRDPRTLLDPRVALLIDEVIAFAPDSKQVRGTSGNAYSYDWLVIATGSRVTPEEVPGLAEHAHGFYTEAAALRLARALQNFDGGRVVVTTGVPHKCPMAPLEMTFLLHDLFVRRGIAPRVDLLYTYPIGRLHSIEAVAEWARVEFARRSIRSATYFNIASVDGATRTLHSEEGLSVDYDLLIAIPPHRGAEAIERSGLGPRGWVPTHRRLLTMQGRDDVFVLGDTTNLPVSKAGSTARFQAEVIAANLASRVRGGGDTHGYDGKVLCFIETSRDRATYAAFNYAEPPRPRAPSRAIHMAKTFYHRLYWSSLRGFP; encoded by the coding sequence ATGCGCATCATGATCGTCGGCGCCGGTATCGGTGGCACGATACTGGCCAACGGGCTGGCAAGACTGCTGGCACCGGAGCTGCAGCGCGGCGAGGTCGATGTGGTGGTGCTGTCCGCGTCACGGACCCATCTCTACCAGCCCGGCCTGCTGCATCTCGCGCTCGGACAGACCACGGTGGACGCGCTTCATCGCGACCCGCGCACGCTGCTCGACCCGCGCGTCGCACTGCTGATCGACGAGGTGATTGCCTTCGCGCCGGACTCGAAGCAGGTGCGTGGCACCAGCGGCAATGCCTACAGCTATGACTGGCTGGTCATCGCCACCGGATCACGGGTAACGCCGGAAGAGGTGCCGGGCCTGGCCGAGCATGCACACGGCTTCTACACCGAGGCGGCGGCGCTCCGGCTGGCGCGGGCACTGCAGAACTTCGACGGCGGCCGCGTCGTGGTCACCACCGGCGTGCCGCACAAATGCCCGATGGCACCGCTGGAGATGACCTTTCTGTTGCATGACCTGTTCGTGCGCCGGGGCATCGCGCCGCGCGTCGACCTGCTCTACACCTACCCGATCGGCCGCCTGCATTCGATCGAGGCAGTGGCCGAGTGGGCGCGCGTCGAGTTCGCCCGCCGCAGCATACGCAGCGCAACCTATTTCAACATCGCGTCGGTCGATGGCGCCACACGTACGCTGCACAGCGAGGAAGGGCTGAGCGTCGACTACGATCTGCTGATCGCCATTCCTCCGCACCGTGGCGCCGAGGCGATCGAACGCAGCGGGCTGGGGCCGCGCGGCTGGGTGCCGACGCATCGGCGGCTGCTCACCATGCAGGGGCGCGACGACGTGTTCGTGCTCGGCGACACCACCAACCTGCCAGTGAGCAAGGCGGGCTCGACGGCGCGCTTCCAGGCCGAGGTGATCGCCGCGAACCTGGCCTCGCGCGTGCGCGGTGGCGGCGACACCCACGGCTACGATGGCAAGGTGCTGTGCTTCATCGAAACCAGCCGTGACCGCGCTACCTACGCCGCCTTCAATTACGCGGAACCGCCACGCCCGCGCGCACCCAGCCGCGCCATTCACATGGCGAAAACCTTCTATCACCGTCTTTACTGGTCGTCGCTGAGAGGTTTTCCGTGA
- a CDS encoding TetR/AcrR family transcriptional regulator, with translation MSRPSRKNELLDTARDLVMRKGFSATSVDEICTLSQMTKGAFFHHFSDKEGFGLALLDHFEQEGRLRMQAHLPLRKRSARSQLHAYLDLLGDMYGEDARFREGCLFAILAYESSDPSSPLRRACAAALERWMEGARAQFAQIITLLDTPPPVRAEDLAEHLLVVIEGALVMGRVRDPAVAIARALAQFRSYAEAVLGLGGR, from the coding sequence ATGAGCCGCCCCTCCCGCAAGAACGAACTGCTCGACACCGCTCGCGACCTGGTCATGCGCAAGGGCTTCTCGGCGACGTCGGTGGATGAGATCTGCACGCTGTCGCAGATGACGAAGGGCGCCTTCTTCCATCACTTCAGCGACAAGGAAGGGTTCGGCCTGGCCCTGCTCGACCATTTCGAACAGGAGGGCCGGCTGCGCATGCAGGCCCATCTGCCCCTGCGCAAGCGCAGCGCACGCAGCCAGTTGCACGCCTACCTCGACCTGCTCGGCGACATGTACGGCGAAGACGCGCGCTTTCGTGAAGGCTGCCTGTTCGCCATCCTCGCCTACGAGTCGTCCGATCCATCCTCACCGCTGAGGCGGGCCTGCGCAGCGGCGCTGGAACGCTGGATGGAGGGCGCCCGCGCACAATTCGCGCAGATCATCACGCTGCTGGACACGCCACCTCCGGTGCGCGCCGAAGATCTGGCCGAGCACCTGCTCGTGGTGATCGAGGGCGCGCTGGTCATGGGCCGCGTCCGCGACCCCGCCGTCGCGATCGCACGCGCACTGGCGCAGTTCCGGTCCTACGCCGAAGCCGTGCTCGGTCTCGGCGGGCGCTGA
- a CDS encoding response regulator transcription factor, giving the protein MDGSGPTVYVVDDDDAVSSSLSWLLESIGLRVRTYRNALDFIAAMDPDPWGCLVLDVRMPGMSGLELQQRLRDRDVGLPVIFITGHGGVANAVKAIKAGAFDFLEKPFDDQTLLDRVQQAIGVNSETRRCRSARAALLDRYASLTPREREVMELVVEGRPNKVIAQVLGLSSKTVEAHRAHVMDKMAARSLTELVKQSLCIQSPDSGWISTGPGAPHGRAGNPLPERGIDRISASRAARP; this is encoded by the coding sequence ATGGACGGAAGCGGACCGACGGTCTACGTGGTTGACGACGACGACGCGGTGTCGTCGTCGCTGTCCTGGTTGCTGGAGTCCATCGGGCTTCGCGTCCGGACCTATCGCAACGCGCTCGACTTCATCGCCGCGATGGACCCCGATCCATGGGGCTGTCTGGTGCTCGATGTGCGCATGCCGGGCATGAGCGGCCTGGAACTGCAGCAGCGCTTGCGTGATCGCGATGTCGGGCTGCCGGTCATCTTCATCACCGGTCACGGTGGCGTGGCCAACGCGGTGAAGGCGATCAAGGCCGGCGCCTTCGACTTCCTGGAAAAGCCTTTCGACGACCAGACCCTGCTCGACCGCGTGCAGCAGGCCATCGGGGTCAACAGCGAAACGCGCCGCTGCCGCAGCGCCCGCGCAGCGCTGCTCGACCGCTACGCCAGCCTGACGCCGCGCGAGCGCGAGGTGATGGAACTCGTGGTCGAGGGCCGGCCGAACAAGGTGATCGCACAGGTGCTCGGGCTGTCGAGCAAGACGGTGGAGGCGCACCGCGCGCACGTGATGGACAAGATGGCGGCGCGCTCGCTGACCGAACTGGTGAAACAGTCGCTGTGCATCCAGTCGCCTGATTCCGGTTGGATCAGCACCGGCCCTGGCGCGCCGCACGGCCGTGCGGGAAACCCCTTGCCGGAGCGGGGGATCGACCGGATTTCCGCCTCCCGTGCCGCTCGGCCATAG
- a CDS encoding two-component system sensor histidine kinase NtrB, whose protein sequence is MNALSGIALLALLATASSSIWALRTHRQQLAEATRTIRTLQSERDALVTAHGEAEARLTSSEQRLRLLLESEPECVKLHTCDGSVLEMNPAGLAMMDARSADQVIGRSIFSFIAEEHRQPYIELTERVFRGESGRLEFRLNSLQGRARWMETSAAPLRDENGDIIALLGVTRDMTERRAAEEQDRQHLSALAHVVRTCTMGEMATNLAHELNQPLAAIVNYTRGSLRRLRTQAAAAPEVLESLEHVCTQAERAAGIIRNLRTFLGKREPALTALDLNDIVQTTSALIGSEARAHGVSILFSPAADLPAARGSRIEVEQVLLNLMRNAIEAMTTAASPCREIRVSTGHGDDGFAFVDIADSGPGIDGADPARIFQPFFTSKDEGMGMGLPISRSIIEAHGGQLWLARNNNDGATFRFTLQTGETLHGRKRTDGLRG, encoded by the coding sequence ATGAACGCGCTGAGCGGCATCGCCCTGCTCGCCCTGCTGGCGACGGCAAGCTCATCGATCTGGGCCTTGCGTACGCACAGGCAGCAACTGGCAGAGGCGACGCGGACGATACGTACGCTGCAATCGGAGCGCGATGCGCTGGTGACGGCGCACGGCGAGGCCGAGGCGCGCCTGACCTCGAGCGAGCAACGGCTGCGTCTGCTGCTCGAATCCGAGCCGGAATGCGTGAAGCTGCACACCTGTGACGGCAGCGTGCTGGAAATGAATCCGGCGGGTCTCGCCATGATGGACGCGCGCTCCGCCGATCAGGTGATCGGTCGCTCCATCTTCTCCTTCATCGCCGAAGAGCATCGTCAGCCCTACATCGAACTGACCGAGCGGGTTTTCCGCGGCGAAAGCGGTCGACTGGAATTCCGGCTCAACAGCCTGCAGGGGCGTGCGCGCTGGATGGAAACGAGTGCGGCACCGCTGCGCGACGAGAATGGCGACATCATCGCGTTGCTCGGCGTGACCCGCGACATGACCGAGCGGCGCGCCGCCGAGGAGCAGGATCGGCAACACCTTTCTGCGCTCGCCCATGTCGTGCGTACCTGCACCATGGGCGAGATGGCCACCAATCTCGCACACGAGCTGAACCAGCCGCTGGCGGCCATCGTGAACTACACGCGCGGATCACTGCGTCGCCTGCGCACTCAGGCCGCCGCCGCACCCGAGGTGCTCGAATCGCTCGAACATGTGTGCACGCAGGCGGAGCGGGCCGCCGGCATCATCCGCAATCTGCGCACCTTCCTCGGCAAGCGTGAACCGGCGCTGACCGCGCTCGATCTGAACGACATCGTACAGACCACCAGTGCGCTGATCGGCTCGGAAGCGCGCGCGCACGGCGTCAGCATCCTGTTCTCGCCGGCCGCCGATCTGCCGGCTGCGCGCGGGTCGCGCATCGAAGTCGAGCAGGTGCTGCTGAACCTGATGCGCAACGCGATCGAGGCGATGACGACCGCCGCATCGCCGTGCCGCGAAATCCGCGTGTCCACGGGTCACGGAGACGATGGTTTCGCCTTCGTGGACATCGCCGACTCGGGGCCCGGCATAGACGGCGCCGACCCCGCACGCATCTTCCAGCCCTTCTTCACCAGCAAGGACGAAGGCATGGGCATGGGTCTGCCGATCAGCCGCTCCATCATCGAAGCGCACGGCGGACAGCTCTGGCTCGCACGAAACAACAACGACGGCGCGACCTTCCGGTTCACGCTGCAAACGGGGGAGACACTGCATGGACGGAAGCGGACCGACGGTCTACGTGGTTGA
- the mtoX gene encoding methanethiol oxidase: MKTMKAAVLALTLAAAFGGALPARADETCNSPYTTNLIKGQEDFVHVWTLGVKGMGDESDKLVTVDVNPKSKDYGKVVHSVTVGGRGEAHHTGFTDDRRFLWAGRLDDNRIFVFDIASDPAKPKLVHTITDFTQKTGYVGPHTFYALPGRMMVQALSNDKDHGGRTGLVIYNNKGEFVEKYDMPTGKHGDVMADGYGYDIGINPQKNALLTSSFTGWNNYMMDFGKMVKDADAMKHFGNTMVMWDLKSMKPQKVMNVPGAPLEIRWSLKNGDNWAYTATALTSKLVLIKQDAKGEWQAKEVGTVGDPSKVPLPVDISITADAKGLWVNTFLDGTARYFDISNPEAPKEVYQKVIGSQVNMVSQSWDGKRVYFTTSLLGNWDKKGGDDQQFLKLFHWDGKALSEKFSIDFYALKLGRAHHMKFSAKPANTAGLKERFAELASNR, encoded by the coding sequence ATGAAAACGATGAAAGCCGCCGTACTTGCACTCACCCTTGCCGCCGCGTTCGGCGGCGCACTGCCAGCGCGGGCCGACGAAACCTGCAATTCGCCCTACACGACGAATCTGATCAAGGGGCAGGAGGATTTCGTCCATGTGTGGACGCTGGGCGTGAAGGGGATGGGTGACGAATCCGACAAGCTGGTTACGGTGGACGTGAATCCGAAGTCGAAGGACTACGGCAAGGTGGTCCACTCCGTGACGGTCGGTGGCCGCGGCGAGGCGCATCACACCGGCTTCACCGATGATCGCCGCTTCCTGTGGGCAGGCCGTCTCGACGACAACCGCATCTTCGTGTTCGACATCGCCAGCGATCCGGCGAAGCCGAAGCTGGTGCACACGATTACCGACTTCACGCAGAAGACCGGCTACGTCGGCCCGCACACCTTCTACGCACTGCCCGGCCGGATGATGGTGCAGGCCCTGTCCAACGACAAGGACCACGGCGGCCGTACCGGGCTGGTCATCTACAACAACAAGGGCGAGTTCGTCGAAAAGTACGACATGCCGACCGGCAAGCACGGCGACGTGATGGCCGACGGCTACGGCTACGACATCGGCATCAATCCGCAGAAGAACGCACTGCTCACCTCCAGCTTCACCGGCTGGAACAACTACATGATGGATTTCGGCAAGATGGTGAAGGATGCCGATGCGATGAAGCACTTCGGCAACACCATGGTCATGTGGGACCTGAAGTCGATGAAGCCGCAGAAGGTGATGAACGTGCCCGGCGCACCGCTGGAGATCCGCTGGTCGCTGAAGAACGGCGACAACTGGGCCTACACGGCCACCGCGCTCACCTCGAAACTCGTGCTGATCAAGCAGGACGCGAAGGGCGAGTGGCAGGCGAAGGAGGTCGGTACGGTCGGTGACCCGTCCAAGGTGCCGCTGCCGGTCGACATTTCGATCACCGCCGATGCGAAGGGGCTGTGGGTAAACACCTTCCTCGACGGCACCGCGCGCTACTTCGACATTTCCAATCCGGAGGCGCCGAAGGAGGTGTACCAGAAGGTGATCGGTTCGCAGGTCAATATGGTGAGCCAGAGCTGGGACGGCAAGCGGGTCTACTTCACCACCAGTCTGCTCGGCAACTGGGACAAGAAGGGCGGCGACGACCAGCAGTTCCTGAAGCTGTTCCACTGGGACGGCAAGGCGCTCAGCGAGAAGTTCTCGATCGACTTCTACGCGCTCAAGCTCGGTCGTGCGCACCACATGAAGTTCTCGGCCAAGCCGGCGAACACCGCCGGGCTGAAGGAGCGCTTCGCCGAACTCGCCTCGAACCGCTGA
- a CDS encoding SCO family protein yields MPILRRVRAAATALVLGALLADGSQGASNAELAPSTPHQDFVAPAPGSYRLPPIQHAPNGRVVDIDGRTYALARYTRDRVTLLSFMYTYCVDPVGCPLAYATLTQLRERLLRRPDLARQVRLVSLSFDPSHDDAASMRMYAGALADPKSPVRWHFLTTRSVADLKPMLDDLGQDVSVELDARGRPTRVLNHMLKLFLIDRDGRVREIYTTAFLMPEVMFNDIETLLLETPRAP; encoded by the coding sequence ATGCCGATCCTCCGCCGCGTCCGTGCGGCGGCGACCGCGCTGGTGCTGGGCGCCCTGCTGGCCGATGGCTCGCAGGGCGCATCCAATGCCGAACTCGCGCCGAGCACGCCGCATCAGGATTTCGTCGCCCCCGCCCCGGGCAGCTACCGGCTGCCGCCGATCCAGCACGCGCCGAACGGGCGGGTGGTGGACATCGACGGCCGTACCTACGCGCTCGCCCGCTACACGCGGGATCGCGTCACGCTGCTGTCCTTCATGTACACCTATTGCGTGGATCCGGTGGGTTGCCCGCTTGCCTACGCGACGCTGACGCAGCTGCGCGAGCGCCTGCTGCGCCGGCCCGATCTGGCGCGCCAGGTCCGGCTGGTCAGCCTGTCCTTCGATCCGTCGCACGACGATGCGGCATCGATGCGCATGTATGCCGGCGCACTGGCCGATCCGAAGAGCCCGGTGCGCTGGCATTTCCTCACCACGCGCTCGGTCGCCGATCTGAAGCCGATGCTCGACGACCTCGGCCAGGACGTGTCGGTCGAACTGGACGCGCGAGGGCGGCCGACGCGGGTACTCAACCACATGCTCAAGCTCTTCCTGATCGATCGCGACGGCCGTGTCCGCGAGATCTACACCACCGCCTTCCTGATGCCTGAGGTCATGTTCAATGACATCGAAACACTCCTCCTCGAAACGCCGCGTGCGCCCTGA
- a CDS encoding cytochrome-c peroxidase has protein sequence MRPEHALALALALSGCAGEVAHDAVTAAVSVPLGLPVMPHPPDNPPTAARIELGRKLFFDRRLSFNGTMSCGMCHVPDHGFTANELRMAIGNEGATVRRNAPTVLNVGYHPRLFHDGREGELEAQVWGPFLAHNEMANPSIGHVLDKLRALPDYRGAFERAFDGRGPTVETVGQALASYQRSLVSANSRFDRYRYGGDTTALTAQEQQGLAVFAGKGRCTTCHTMGEQSALFSDFRYHNTGIGWLRGLPQPLVEVQLIPGLRTTMSAERIDSIGEKVPNDVGRFEITLDPDDRWAYKTPMLRNVALTAPYMHDGSLSTLEAVVDFYDRGGGGAPDQSPLIAPLHLGDDEKAALVAFLKTLTGEHQRWVDEGLRQSTFMTTLNPITESGPTPTAAHGR, from the coding sequence GTGCGCCCTGAACACGCGCTTGCGCTAGCGCTCGCGCTGAGCGGTTGCGCCGGCGAGGTGGCGCATGATGCGGTCACGGCGGCCGTCAGTGTGCCGCTGGGCCTTCCCGTGATGCCGCATCCGCCGGACAACCCGCCCACCGCGGCGCGCATCGAACTGGGGCGCAAGCTCTTCTTCGACCGCCGGCTGTCCTTCAACGGCACCATGTCCTGCGGCATGTGCCACGTGCCTGACCACGGCTTCACCGCCAACGAGCTGCGCATGGCGATCGGTAACGAGGGCGCCACGGTCAGGCGCAATGCGCCGACCGTGCTCAACGTGGGCTATCACCCGCGCCTGTTCCACGACGGCCGCGAGGGCGAACTGGAAGCCCAGGTGTGGGGGCCTTTCCTCGCGCACAACGAAATGGCCAACCCGTCGATCGGCCACGTGCTCGACAAGCTGCGCGCGCTGCCCGACTACCGCGGCGCGTTCGAACGCGCCTTCGACGGCCGCGGACCGACGGTCGAGACCGTGGGCCAGGCGCTGGCGAGCTACCAGCGATCGCTGGTGTCGGCCAATTCCCGCTTCGACCGCTATCGCTACGGCGGCGACACAACGGCGCTGACCGCGCAGGAGCAACAGGGGCTGGCGGTGTTCGCCGGCAAGGGACGCTGTACCACCTGTCACACGATGGGCGAGCAATCTGCGCTGTTCTCCGATTTCCGCTACCACAACACCGGCATCGGCTGGTTGCGCGGACTGCCGCAGCCGCTGGTCGAGGTCCAGCTGATTCCCGGCCTGCGCACGACGATGAGTGCCGAGCGCATCGATTCGATCGGCGAAAAGGTACCGAACGACGTCGGTCGCTTCGAAATCACGCTCGACCCGGACGACCGCTGGGCCTACAAGACACCGATGCTGCGGAACGTGGCGCTGACCGCACCCTATATGCACGACGGCTCGCTATCGACGCTCGAAGCGGTGGTGGACTTCTACGACCGCGGCGGCGGCGGCGCGCCGGACCAGAGTCCGCTGATCGCGCCGCTGCATCTGGGCGACGACGAGAAGGCGGCACTGGTCGCCTTCCTGAAGACGCTGACCGGCGAACACCAGCGCTGGGTCGACGAAGGTCTGCGCCAATCGACCTTCATGACCACGCTGAACCCGATCACCGAGTCCGGTCCTACGCCAACCGCCGCACACGGGCGTTGA
- the dcd gene encoding dCTP deaminase, whose protein sequence is MSIKSDRWIRRMAQEHHMIDPFEPGQVRHIDGRRIVSYGTSSYGYDVRCASEFKVFTNINSTIVDPKTFDPNSFVEMDAESCIIPPNSFALARTVEYFRIPRNVLVVCLGKSTYARCGIIVNVTPLEPEWEGHVTLEFSNTTPLPARIYANEGVAQMLFFESDEPCETSYKDRGGKYQGQTGVTLPKI, encoded by the coding sequence ATGAGCATCAAGTCCGACCGCTGGATACGCCGCATGGCGCAGGAGCACCACATGATCGACCCGTTCGAGCCGGGTCAGGTGCGCCACATCGACGGCCGGCGCATCGTGTCCTACGGCACCTCCAGCTATGGCTACGACGTGCGCTGCGCGTCCGAATTCAAGGTGTTCACCAACATCAACTCGACCATCGTCGACCCGAAGACCTTCGACCCGAACTCCTTCGTCGAGATGGACGCCGAGTCCTGCATCATCCCGCCGAACTCGTTCGCGCTGGCGCGCACGGTCGAGTACTTCCGCATTCCGCGCAACGTGCTGGTGGTCTGCCTGGGCAAGAGCACCTATGCGCGCTGCGGCATCATCGTGAACGTGACGCCGCTGGAGCCGGAATGGGAAGGCCACGTGACGCTGGAGTTCTCGAACACGACGCCGCTGCCGGCGCGCATCTACGCCAACGAAGGCGTCGCGCAGATGCTGTTCTTCGAGTCGGACGAGCCGTGCGAAACCTCGTACAAGGATCGCGGCGGCAAGTATCAGGGCCAGACCGGTGTGACGCTGCCCAAGATCTGA
- a CDS encoding PEP-CTERM sorting domain-containing protein — protein MFKSILVASGIALASFGAAAVESNQIDGLYNTGAGLASGKIDTHYSFEAISGTAVGTDGHGVTTRQTGLNSMFYAWLDNTADSKWLTPTANARQSYDPTEPGLYKWSISFDLTGLDITSAWITGRWAADNNGYIQLNGTTISSGSALDSWTSFSATAGFLNGVNTLDFFVSNIAQKVGNATGVRVEFLDSYAVAAVPEPESWALIVAGLAVVGAIARRRIG, from the coding sequence ATGTTCAAGAGCATTCTCGTGGCGTCGGGCATCGCGCTGGCGTCCTTCGGCGCAGCCGCGGTCGAGTCGAACCAGATCGACGGCCTCTACAACACCGGCGCCGGCCTGGCCTCCGGCAAGATCGACACGCATTACAGCTTCGAAGCGATCAGCGGCACCGCCGTCGGTACCGACGGCCACGGCGTCACCACCCGCCAGACCGGCCTGAACTCGATGTTCTACGCCTGGCTGGACAACACCGCCGACTCGAAGTGGCTGACGCCGACCGCCAATGCACGTCAGAGCTACGACCCGACCGAGCCGGGCCTGTACAAGTGGTCCATCTCCTTCGACCTGACGGGTCTGGACATCACCTCCGCCTGGATCACCGGCCGCTGGGCCGCCGACAACAATGGCTACATCCAGTTGAACGGCACGACGATTTCGAGCGGATCGGCGCTGGATTCCTGGACCTCTTTCTCGGCCACCGCCGGCTTCCTGAACGGTGTGAACACGCTGGACTTCTTCGTCAGCAATATCGCGCAGAAGGTCGGCAACGCCACCGGCGTGCGCGTCGAATTCCTCGACAGCTACGCGGTCGCGGCAGTGCCGGAACCCGAGTCGTGGGCGCTCATCGTCGCCGGTCTGGCGGTGGTCGGCGCGATTGCACGCCGCCGCATCGGCTGA